One Prunus dulcis chromosome 7, ALMONDv2, whole genome shotgun sequence DNA segment encodes these proteins:
- the LOC117635725 gene encoding translation initiation factor IF3-2, chloroplastic, whose product MAGITTSCASKAMLYRTTYKTTPSPLSLSSVESKLFGLRFNNSSSCFGCLSSTVSSPITARFGGGPRFPGNDPRRSRKSDSDEDEALDVSSIRSDTVRLIDAKQNMVGVVSKREAIRLADDADLDLVILSPEADPPVLRIMDYNKYRYEQQKKKRGQQKKSAASRMDLKELKMGYNIDQHDYSVRLRAAQKFLKDGDKVKVIVHLKGRENDFRNIAIALIKRFQNDVGELATEEAKSFSDKNMFIVLVPNKAILQKAQEPPPKKKENSAPAVNEISAGV is encoded by the exons ATGGCTGGGATCACCACCAGCTGCGCATCCAAAGCTATGCTATACCGAACCACATATAAAACGACGCCGTCTCCACTCTCACTCTCCTCCGTGGAGTCCAAACTCTTCGGCCTTCGTTTTAATAACTCCTCCAGCTGTTTTGGCTGTCTCTCCTCAACCGTCAGCAGCCCAATAACCGCCCGTTTCGGCGGTGGGCCGCGTTTTCCCGGCAATGACCCCAGGCGCTCACGGAAGAGCGACTCCGATGAGGACGAGGCCCTTGATGTCTCCTCTATCAG GTCAGATACCGTGAGGCTAATTGATGCGAAGCAGAACATG GTTGGAGTGGTCTCTAAAAGGGAGGCTATTCGACTGGCTGACGATGCTGATCTTGATTTG GTAATATTATCTCCAGAAGCAGATCCTCCAGTTCTCAGGATAATGGATTACAA tAAATATAGGTATgaacaacaaaagaagaaaagaggcCAGCAGAAGAAAAGTGCAG CAAGCCGCATGGATTTGAAGGAGCTCAAAATGGG TTACAACATTGACCAACATGATTACTCTGTACGTTTGAGAGCTGCCCAGAAGTTTTTGAAAGATGGTGATAAG GTCAAGGTTATTGTCCACTTGAAAGGCCGTGAAAATGATTTCCGAAATATTGCTATTGCACTTATCAAACGCTTCCAGAATGATGTTGGGGAG CTGGCAACAGAGGAAGCCAAAAGCTTCAGCGACAAGAACatgtttatagttttagtTCCCAACAAGGCTATTCTACAGAAAGCTCAAGAACCACCGccgaagaagaaagaaaactcTGCACCTGCAGTGAATGAAATATCAGCTGGTGTCTGA
- the LOC117634799 gene encoding AUGMIN subunit 8 translates to MDAREPELAALKKPRPPLVPAEKNNAVTTRRPRTREISSRYKSPTPTPSTPSGTRRCPSPNLTRTLRPSAQLVSKRSQSVDRKRPSTPTSPPSPSTPVQDSSVDVQLSSRRTGNGRTPESLWPSTMRSLSVSFQSDTISIPVSKKEKPVTSALSDRTLRSSSNVAHRQAETPAPRKLTPERKRSPLKGKNAADQSENSKPVDGFHSRLIDHHRWPSRIGGKVSSNSLNRSVDLGAKIVRLATPVPGVGLSALRRLPTSDALGNKSLQKSSSDAAALLSLNERGRAGLRANLVDDNSLHVSGPHKLVFSSLSDRLSSTTPAVRSQSLPTTASRPSSPSKSSMFSSSVTRGLSPSRTRPSTPPSRGVSPSKTRSSNSCSQSSSSTSVLSFVADFKGKKGAIYIEDAHHLRLLYNRYLQWRFANARAETVLYIQKVTAERTLLNVWNTTLSLWDSVIRKRIILQQLNLELKLNSILNDQMAYLDDWAVLESDHIAAFSGAMEDLEASTLRLPVTGGARADIDSLKVAICSAVDVMQAMASSICSLLSRVEGVNSLVSELAVVAAQEKVMLDECEALLASAAAMQVEEYSLRTHLIQMKQDLGSVSGQFWQPRQLLDPD, encoded by the exons ATGGATGCTCGTGAACCAGAGCTAGCAGCACTAAAGAAGCCAAGACCACCGTTGGTTCCGGCCGAAAAGAATAATGCAGTCACCACTCGCCGTCCTCGAACGAGGGAAATTAGTTCCAGGTATAAGTCACCCACTCCAACTCCCTCAACACCTTCTGGTACTCGGCGTTGCCCATCTCCAAACCTTACAAGAACATTGCGTCCCTCCGCACAATTGGTGTCCAAGAGATCCCAATCTGTGGATAGGAAGCGTCCTTCCACACCCACTTCCCCGCCAAGTCCATCAACGCCGGTCCAGGATTCTTCTGTAGATGTGCAATTATCATCCAGAAGAACAGGGAATGGTCGGACGCCGGAGAGTTTATGGCCTTCCACTATGAGAAGTTTGAGTGTCTCCTTCCAGTCTGATACCATTTCGATTCCTGTCAGTAAGAAGGAAAAACCAGTTACTAGTGCTCTGTCCGACCGCACTCTGAGGTCATCTTCGAATGTGGCACATAGACAGGCCGAAACACCTGCTCCTCGAAAGCTTACAccagagagaaaaaggagcCCTCTTAAAGGGAAAAATGCTGCTGATCAATCGGAGAATTCTAAACCAGTCGATGGTTTCCATTCCCGATTGATAGATCACCATCGATGGCCAAGTAGAATAGGTGGGAAAGTATCTTCCAATTCCTTAAATAGAAGTGTGGATCTTGGTGCTAAGATTGTCAGGCTTGCTACACCGGTTCCAGGAGTCGGGTTGTCTGCGCTGAGGAGATTGCCCACGTCTGATGCTTTGGGTAATAAATCTTTACAAAAATCTTCTAGTGATGCTGCCGCGTTATTATCACTTAATGAAAGAGGTAGAGCAGGACTTCGAGCAAATTTAGTTGATGATAATTCCCTGCATGTATCTGGACCTCACAAGCTTGTCTTTAGTAGCTTATCAGACAGGTTATCATCAACAACTCCTGCAGTCAGATCTCAATCTTTGCCTACTACTGCATCGCGACCATCCTCACCTAGTAAGAGCTCAATGTTTTCATCCTCTGTTACAAGAGGCCTTAGTCCTTCTCGAACAAGACCATCTACTCCTCCTTCTAGAGGAGTTAGTCCATCTAAGACAAGGTCGTCCAATAGTTGTAGTCAATCAAGCAGTTCAACTTCTGTGCTTAGTTTCGTTGCGGATTTTAAGGGGAAAAAGGGTGCAATTTACATTGAAGATGCTCATCATCTGCGCTTACTTTACAATAGATATTTACAATGGCGATTTGCTAATGCCAGGGCTGAGACTGTACTTTATATTCAGAAAGTAACTGCAGAG AGAACACTTTTGAATGTATGGAACACTACGCTGAGCTTGTGGGATTCAGTAATCAGGAAAAGAATCATTCTCCAGCAGTTGAACCTTGAGCTTAAGCTGAACTCAATATTGAATGATCAA ATGGCCTACCTTGACGACTGGGCTGTACTTGAAAGCGATCATATTGCTGCTTTCTCAGGGGCTATGGAAGATTTGGAGGCAAGCACACTCCGTCTTCCAGTGACTGGAGGGGCAAGG GCAGATATTGATTCTCTGAAGGTAGCTATCTGCTCAGCTGTTGATGTGATGCAGGCAATGGCATCCTCCATCTGCTCTTTGCTCTCAAGG GTGGAGGGCGTGAACAGTTTGGTTTCGGAACTTGCTGTTGTAGCAGCACAGGAGAAAGTCATGCTTGACGAGTGTGAAGCTCTATTGGCTTCAGCAGCAGCTATGCAG GTAGAGGAATACAGCCTTAGAACCCATCTCATACAAATGAAACAAGACTTGGGAAGCGTGAGCGGCCAATTTTGGCAACCAAGACAGCTTCTTGACCCTGACTAG
- the LOC117634797 gene encoding cellulose synthase A catalytic subunit 7 [UDP-forming] — translation MEASAGLVAGSHNRNELVVIHGHEEHKPLRNLDGQVCEICGDDVGLTVDGDLFVACNECGFPVCRPCYEYERREGSQNCPQCKTRYKRLKGSPRVEGDDDEEDVDDIEHEFNINSNHHPEDDDQLNNGNTRSSTYNKHNINNEHLAEAMLHGKMSYGRGPDDPDQDSQFPSVIAGGRSRPVSGELTFLSHGDQQMPSSSLHKRVHPYPVSEPGSERWDAEKKEGAGWKERMDDWKMQHQGNLGGPDQPDDLNDADMSMSDEARQPLSRKVPIASSKINPYRMIIVARLFILAFFLRYRLLNPVFDAFGLWLASVICEIWFAISWILDQFPKWYPIDRETYLDRLSLRYEREGEPNMLCPVDVFVSTVDPMKEPPLNTANTVLSILSMDYPVDKISCYISDDGASMLTFEALSETAEFARKWVPFCKKFAIEPRAPEMYFSEKIDYLKDKVQPTFVKERRAMKREYEEFKVRVNALVAKATKVPPEGWIMQDGTPWPGNNTKDHPGMIQVFLGHSGGLDTEGNELPRLVYVSREKRPGFQHHKKAGAMNALVRVSGVLTNAPFMLNLDCDHYVNNSKAAREAMCFLMDPQIGRKVCYVQFPQRFDGIDRNDRYANRNTVFFDINMKGLDGIQGPVYVGTGCVFRRQALYGYNPPKGPKRPKMVSCDCCPCFGRRKKVPKYSKHAANGQGANLQGVDDDKELLMSQMNFEKKFGQSAVFVTSTLMEQGGVPPSSSPAAMLKEAIHVISCGYEDKTEWGLELGWIYGSITEDILTGFKMHCRGWRSIYCMPERPAFKGTAPINLSDRLNQVLRWALGSIEIFFSRHSPLWYGYKGGKLKWLERFAYVNTTVYPFTSLPLLAYCILPAVCLLTDKFIMPSISTFASLFFIALFLSIFATGILELRWSGVSIEEWWRNEQFWVIGGVSAHLFAVVQGLLKVLAGIDTNFTVTAKSSDDEDFGELYAFKWTTLLIPPTTILVINLVGVVAGISDAINNGYQSWGPLFGKLFFSFWVILHLYPFLKGLMGRQNRTPTIVVIWSVLLASIFSLLWVRIDPFVLKTKGPDTKQCGINC, via the exons ATGGAAGCCAGCGCCGGACTTGTTGCCGGTTCTCACAACCGCAATGAACTCGTCGTCATTCATGGCCATGAAGAG CACAAACCATTGAGGAACTTGGATGGGCAGGTGTGTGAGATATGCGGGGACGATGTGGGGTTGACGGTGGATGGAGATTTGTTTGTGGCGTGCAATGAGTGTGGGTTCCCCGTTTGCAGGCCTTGCTATGAGTACGAGCGCAGAGAAGGCTCCCAGAACTGCCCTCAGTGCAAAACCAGATACAAGCGTCTCAAAGGCAGCCCCCGCGTCGAAGGAGATGATGACGAAGAGGACGTGGATGACATTGAACATGAATTCAACATTAATAGTAACCATCATCCAGAAGATGATGATCAACTTAATAATGGCAACACCAGATCATCAACTTATAATAAGCACAATATTAATAATGAGCATCTGGCTGAAGCCATGCTCCATGGCAAGATGAGCTATGGCAGAGGCCCTGACGATCCTGATCAGGACTCCCAATTCCCATCTGTAATCGCTGGTGGCAGATCCCGCCCG GTTAGCGGCGAGCTCACATTCTTATCTCATGGAGATCAGCAGATGCCATCTTCTTCATTGCATAAGCGAGTGCATCCCTACCCAGTTTCTGAGCCCG GAAGTGAAAGATGGGATGCTGAGAAGAAAGAGGGAGCTGGGTGGAAAGAAAGAATGGATGACTGGAAAATGCAGCATCAAGGCAACCTGGGGGGCCCTGATCAACCTGATGACTTGAATGATGCAGACATGTCCAT GAGCGATGAAGCTAGGCAGCCACTCTCAAGGAAAGTACCAATTGCATCAAGCAAGATCAACCCTTATCGGATGATCATTGTGGCTCgcctttttattttggccTTCTTCCTTCGGTATAGGCTTTTGAATCCAGTCTTTGATGCATTTGGTCTCTGGTTAGCCTCTGTCATCTGTGAAATATGGTTTGCGATTTCATGGATCCTTGATCAGTTCCCAAAGTGGTACCCCATTGATCGTGAGACCTACCTTGATCGCCTTTCACTCAG GTATGAGAGAGAGGGCGAACCAAATATGCTCTGCCCAGTAGATGTGTTTGTGAGTACTGTGGATCCGATGAAGGAACCTCCACTTAATACAGCCAATACAGTTCTTTCAATCTTGTCTATGGACTACCCTGTTGATAAGATCTCATGCTACATCTCTGATGATGGAGCTTCCATGCTCACCTTTGAAGCCTTGTCAGAAACTGCAGAATTTGCACGCAAATGGGTTCCTTTTTGCAAGAAATTTGCCATTGAGCCTCGAGCCCCCGAGATGTACTTCTCTGAGAAGATTGATTATCTCAAGGACAAAGTCCAGCCAACATTTGTGAAGGAGCGTCGAGCTATGAAG AGAGAATATGAAGAATTCAAGGTTAGGGTAAATGCGCTTGTTGCCAAAGCCACAAAGGTTCCACCAGAAGGGTGGATTATGCAAGATGGGACACCATGGCCTGGAAACAATACAAAGGATCACCCTGGTATGATTCAAGTCTTTCTTGGTCACAGTGGAGGCCTTGATACTGAAGGAAACGAGCTTCCTCGTCTTGTCTACGTGTCTCGTGAAAAGAGGCCTGGTTTCCAACATCACAAGAAGGCCGGTGCCATGAATGCCCTG GTTCGTGTCTCTGGAGTGCTTACCAATGCTCCTTTCATGCTCAACTTGGATTGTGACCATTATGTGAACAACAGCAAGGCTGCGAGAGAGGCCATGTGTTTCTTGATGGATCCCCAAATTGGAAGGAAGGTTTGCTATGTCCAGTTCCCTCAAAGATTTGATGGTATTGACAGGAACGATCGTTATGCCAACAGAAATACAGTCTTCTTCGAT ATTAACATGAAAGGTCTTGATGGAATTCAAGGTCCTGTGTATGTGGGCACAGGATGTGTGTTCAGAAGGCAAGCTTTGTATGGCTATAATCCTCCAAAGGGTCCTAAGCGCCCAAAGATGGTAAGCTGTGACTGCTGCCCATGTTTTGGACGCCGCAAGAAGGTTCCAAAGTATTCCAAGCATGCTGCAAATGGACAAGGTGCAAACCTACAAG GAGTGGATGATGACAAAGAGCTATTGATGTCCCAAATGAATTTCGAAAAGAAATTCGGACAGTCCGCAGTTTTTGTGACTTCAACTTTAATGGAACAAGGTGGTGTCCCTCCTTCCTCAAGCCCTGCGGCCATGCTTAAAGAAGCCATTCACGTAATCAGTTGCGGTTATGAAGACAAAACTGAATGGGGTTTAGAG CTGGGTTGGATTTACGGGTCTATCACAGAGGATATCCTAACAGGTTTCAAGATGCATTGCCGGGGTTGGAGGTCAATTTACTGTATGCCAGAGAGACCTGCATTCAAGGGAACAGCTCCCATTAACTTGTCAGATCGGCTCAACCAGGTGCTTCGTTGGGCACTTGGTTCCATTGAGATCTTTTTCAGTCGCCACAGTCCACTCTGGTATGGCTACAAAGGAGGGAAGCTCAAGTGGCTTGAGCGGTTCGCTTATGTCAACACTACTGTCTACCCTTTCACCTCCCTTCCTCTCCTTGCCTATTGTATCCTACCTGCCGTCTGCTTGCTCACTGATAAATTCATCATGCCATCG ATAAGCACTTTTGCAAGTCTCTTCTTCATAGCTCTGTTCCTCTCAATCTTTGCCACGGGCATTCTTGAGCTGCGATGGAGTGGAGTAAGCATCGAAgaatggtggagaaatgaGCAATTCTGGGTGATTGGTGGTGTGTCAGCTCACCTCTTTGCTGTTGTCCAAGGCCTTCTGAAGGTTTTGGCTGGAATTGACACCAACTTCACTGTGACGGCTAAGTCATCAGATGATGAGGATTTTGGAGAATTGTACGCctttaaatggacaaccctccTAATCCCTCCAACCACTATCTTAGTCATTAACCTTGTTGGAGTAGTTGCTGGGATTTCAGACGCCATAAACAATGGGTACCAATCATGGGGACCTCTATTTGGAAAgctcttcttttcattttgggtGATTCTCCATCTCTATCCATTCCTTAAAGGTCTCATGGGGCGGCAGAACCGGACGCCAACTATTGTTGTCATTTGGTCAGTGCTCCTGGCTTCTATCTTCTCCTTACTCTGGGTCCGAATCGATCCATTTGTGTTAAAAACCAAGGGACCTGACACGAAGCAATGCGGAATCAATTGCTGA
- the LOC117634798 gene encoding pentatricopeptide repeat-containing protein At4g30700 has protein sequence MICRNISSCYAQRDRNFFLSLLSKATSLSHLTQTHAQIILNGYQNDLATVTKLTHKFSDLKAIRHSRDLFLSIPKPDLFLFNVLIRGFASNASPLSSLSLYTHLRKNTSLNPDKFTYAFAISAASGFKDEKYGLLLHAHSIIDGLGSNLYVGSIIVDFYFKFSRVELAQKVFDGMPEKDTVLWNTMISGLVRNCYYADSMRIFRDMVVGGTAFDSTTLATELPALAELQELKAGMGIHCLALKVGFHSDVHVLTGLVSLYSKCKELETARLLFGHITQPDLICYNAMIAGYTCNNETVSSVSLFRELLASGEKVNSSTIVGLIPVSSPFGHLQLTGSLQTFCVKSGIVSHPSVSTAFVTVYCRLNEIELARQLFDESPEKTLASWNAMIAGYTQNGLTETAISLFREMMSEFSPNPVTVTSILSACAQLGAISLGKWVHGLIKSKNLESKSNIYVLTALVDMYAKCGSIVEARKLFDLMTEKNVVTWNAMISAYGLHGDGHEALKLFTEMLHSGIQPSGVTFLSVLYACSHAGLVREGEEVFHYMVHNHGFEPLAEHYACMVDILGRAGKLEKALEFIKEMPVEPGPAVWGALLGACMIHKETELARVASERLFELDPENTGYYVLLSNIYSADRNFPKAASVRQVVKNRNLAKTPGCTLVEIGETPHVFTCGDQSHPQATEIYRMLDKLTGKMMEAGFQTETVTVLHDVEEEEKELMVKVHSEKLAIAFALIETAPGTEIRIFKNLRVCLDCHNATKFISKITERVIVVRDANRFHHFKDGVCSCGDYW, from the coding sequence ATGATTTGCAGAAACATAAGCAGCTGCTATGCGCAACGTGATCGGAACTTCTTCCTTAGCCTCCTCAGCAAGgctacctctctctctcacctcaCCCAGACCCACGCCCAAATCATCCTCAACGGCTACCAAAACGACCTCGCCACCGTCACCAAGCTCACTCACAAGTTCTCCGACCTCAAGGCCATACGCCACTCACGTGACCTCTTCCTCTCCATCCCAAAACCAGACCTTTTCCTCTTCAACGTCCTCATCAGAGGCTTTGCCAGCAATGCCTCACCTTTATCTTCGCTTTCTTTGTATACCCATTTGAGGAAAAACACTAGTCTCAACCCTGACAAGTTCACTTACGCATTTGCTATATCAGCCGCTTCGGGTTTCAAGGACGAAAAATATGGTCTTTTGTTGCACGCGCATTCGATTATTGATGGGTTAGGATCAAATTTATATGTTGGATCCATTATTGTTGACTTTTACTTCAAGTTTTCTCGGGTTGAGTTAGCACAGAAGGTGTTTGATGGAATGCCGGAAAAGGACACGGTTTTGTGGAATACGATGATATCTGGGTTGGTGAGGAATTGTTACTATGCCGATTCAATGCGGATTTTTAGAGATATGGTGGTGGGTGGGACAGCTTTTGATTCGACGACATTGGCAACCGAGCTGCCTGCACTGGCCGAGTTGCAGGAGTTGAAAGCAGGGATGGGGATTCATTGTTTGGCTCTGAAGGTCGGCTTTCATTCAGATGTTCATGTGCTTACTGGGTTGGTTTCGTTGTATTCAAAGTGCAAGGAGCTAGAGACGGCAAGGTTGTTATTTGGGCATATTACTCAGCCGGATTTGATATGTTATAATGCCATGATTGCTGGATATACTTGCAATAATGAGACCGTATCATCAGTTAGTCTTTTCAGGGAATTGCTTGCTTCTGGGGAGAAAGTCAACTCAAGCACAATTGTGGGGTTGATTCCTGTGTCTTCTCCTTTTGGTCATCTGCAACTCACTGGCTCTCTTCAAACTTTCTGTGTGAAATCTGGGATTGTTTCGCATCCTTCAGTCTCTACTGCCTTTGTTACCGTTTATTGTAGACTGAATGAAATTGAATTAGCACGGCAGCTTTTTGATGAGTCTCCAGAGAAAACTTTGGCATCTTGGAATGCCATGATCGCAGGTTATACCCAAAATGGGCTGACAGAGACTGCAATATCTCTTTTCCGAGAAATGATGTCTGAATTCAGTCCAAACCCTGTTACAGTTACAAGTATTCTTTCTGCCTGTGCTCAGCTTGGAGCTATAAGTCTTGGGAAATGGGTCCATGGTTTGATTAAGAGCAAAAATCTAGAGTCTAAGTCTAACATCTATGTATTGACTGCTCTAGTTGACATGTATGCGAAGTGTGGGAGCATTGTGGAAGCTCGGAAATTATTTGACTTGATGACAGAGAAAAATGTGGTTACTTGGAATGCCATGATATCTGCTTATGGTCTCCATGGTGACGGGCATGAAGCACTGAAGCTCTTTACTGAAATGTTGCATTCTGGGATTCAACCAAGTGGGGTTACTTTTCTCTCTGTTCTGTATGCTTGCAGCCATGCTGGCTTGGTGAGAGAAGGTGAAGAAGTTTTTCATTATATGGTTCATAACCATGGCTTTGAGCCCTTAGCTGAGCATTATGCCTGCATGGTTGACATCCTTGGCAGAGCTGGAAAGTTAGAGAAGGCCTTGGAgtttataaaagaaatgcCGGTTGAGCCAGGTCCTGCTGTTTGGGGTGCCCTGCTTGGTGCTTGCATGATTCACAAAGAAACAGAACTGGCTCGTGTGGCTTCTGAAAGGCTATTTGAATTGGATCCAGAAAATACAGGATATTATGTCTTGCTCTCTAATATATACTCAGCTGACAGGAACTTTCCAAAGGCTGCTTCAGTACGACAGGTAGTCAAGAATAGAAATTTGGCAAAGACTCCTGGATGCACTCTTGTTGAGATTGGTGAGACCCCACATGTGTTTACATGCGGTGATCAATCTCATCCTCAAGCAACAGAAATCTATAGGATGCTAGACAAATTAACAGGAAAAATGATGGAGGCTGGATTTCAAACTGAAACTGTCACTGTTTTGCATGAtgtggaggaggaagagaaggaattAATGGTGAAGGTTCATAGTGAGAAGTTGGCCATTGCTTTTGCCCTTATCGAAACTGCACCTGGGACAGAAATTAGAATCTTTAAGAATCTCCGGGTTTGTTTAGATTGCCATAATGCAACTAAATTTATATCCAAGATCACGGAAAGAGTTATTGTAGTCAGGGATGCTAATAGATTCCATCATTTCAAAGACGGTGTGTGTTCTTGTGGAGACTATTGGTGA